The following are encoded in a window of Primulina huaijiensis isolate GDHJ02 unplaced genomic scaffold, ASM1229523v2 scaffold3245, whole genome shotgun sequence genomic DNA:
- the LOC140968132 gene encoding uncharacterized protein, giving the protein MADRGAGDRGGFGRGFGGRGRGGDRGGRGRGGRRPRRETEEEKWVPVTKLGRLVKDGKIKSLEQIYLHSLPIKEYQIIDTLVGPSLKDEVMKIMPVQKQTRAGQRTRFKAFVVVGDGNGHVGLGVKCSKEVATAIRGAIILAKLSVIPVRRGYWGNKIGKPHTVPCKVTGKCGSVTVRMVPAPRGAGIVAARVPKKVLQFAGIDDVFTSSRGSTKTLGNFVKATFDCLLKTYGFLTPDFWRETRFTKSPFQEYTDLLAKPTSKIVHLVEDAEA; this is encoded by the exons ATGGCTGACAGAGGTGCGGGAGACCGTGGCGGCTTTGGGCGCGGATTCGGCGGCCGTGGACGTGGTGGCGATAGGGGAGGTCGCGGACGCGGCGGCCGTCGTCCCCGTCGCGAAACAGAGGAGGAGAAATGGGTACCAGTTACGAAGCTAGGACGTCTAGTGAAAGATGGGAAAATTAAGTCCTTGGAGCAGATCTACTTGCATTCGCTTCCAATCAAGGAGTACCAAATCATCGATACTCTTGTTGGACCCTCTCTGAAAGATGAGGTGATGAAAATCATGCCGGTTCAGAAGCAAACCCGCGCTGGTCAGAGAACAAGATTCAAGGCCTTCGTGGTGGTCGGAGATGGTAACGGACACGTCGGTTTGGGGGTGAAGTGCTCAAAAGAGGTGGCTACCGCTATACGTGGGGCCATAATACTGGCTAAGCTATCTGTAATCCCAGTGAGGAGAGGCTACTGGGGAAACAAAATTGGGAAGCCACATACTGTGCCGTGTAAGGTTACGGGTAAATGTGGGTCTGTTACTGTGCGTATGGTCCCTGCACCTCGTGGGGCTGGAATTGTTGCAGCTCGGGTGCCGAAGAAGGTGCTACAGTTTGCGGGTATTGATGATGTGTTCACTTCCTCTCGTGGATCTACCAAAACCCTCGGAAACTTTGTCAAG GCAACTTTTGACTGTCTGCTGAAGACATATGGGTTTTTAACTCCAGATTTTTGGAGGGAGACTAGATTCACGAAATCACCTTTCCAAGAGTATACTGATTTGTTGGCAAAGCCCACCTCCAAGATTGTCCATCTTGTAGAGGATGCTGAGGCCTAA
- the LOC140968130 gene encoding UBP1-associated protein 2B-like — protein sequence MAKKRKAPSSQQTHEKKHKIIREEEEEESSDEEEEEEEEEEESSSEDEEESESGSEEDDDEDEDEENDDSSSEDEASKRATVRELLEPFGKDQIIDLLKEAGSKDATLLAKIIETADSDPTHRKIFIYGLGYDATSEQLVQAFKPFGEIEESKLIVDKNTGRAKGYAFVLFKTRAAAKKALKVPQKKIGSRNVSCQLAAVGSTTPATQASETGKWKIFVGNVGPTVTPEKLKAFFRRYGEIEDGPIGTDPTSNLFKGFAVITYKSTEGYRKALEEPIKVFENCQLHCKKFVENITNKNNVALQSTASIANASVSDLSYGGLGVNPGVLGANLTPARYLMSQNPGIGLAGNAILASGYNSAGLMTSGLSSSFGGMGSDYGMNSLSPNVMGRYGSQAAFNGMGPFQSSQTGHSTVGTSTTAAAAGRDPGNLGKEPSLTSYFRL from the coding sequence ATGGCAAAGAAACGTAAAGCCCCATCCTCACAACAAACCCATGAAAAAAAACACAAGATAATTCgtgaagaagaagaggaggaaTCCTCCGATgaagaggaggaggaggaggaggaggaggaagaaTCCTCgtcagaagatgaagaagaatcaGAATCAGGATCTGAAGAAGACGATGACGAGGACGAGGATGAGGAAAACGACGACTCATCATCTGAAGACGAAGCATCGAAAAGAGCAACTGTTCGTGAGCTACTGGAACCTTTCGGAAAAGACCAAATCATAGACCTGCTCAAAGAGGCGGGCTCTAAGGACGCCACGCTTCTGGCCAAAATCATCGAAACGGCGGATTCTGACCCGACCCACCGGAAGATATTCATCTACGGGCTCGGGTATGACGCCACCTCGGAGCAGCTCGTTCAGGCGTTCAAACCATTTGGTGAAATCGAGGAGAGCAAGTTGATTGTTGATAAGAATACTGGTCGGGCGAAGGGCTATGCATTCGTGTTGTTCAAGACGAGGGCTGCTGCCAAAAAGGCTCTGAAAGTCCCGCAGAAGAAGATTGGAAGCAGGAACGTGTCCTGCCAACTGGCAGCTGTTGGCTCAACAACTCCTGCAACTCAGGCATCAGAAACAGGGAAATGGAAGATTTTTGTTGGAAATGTGGGGCCTACTGTGACACCTGAGAAGCTGAAGGCCTTCTTTCGGAGGTACGGGGAAATTGAGGACGGACCTATTGGGACGGATCCGACTTCAAATCTGTTCAAAGGCTTTGCTGTTATTACGTACAAGTCTACCGAGGGGTACAGGAAGGCTTTGGAGGAGCCGATTAAAGTGTTTGAGAATTGCCAATTGCATTGCAAGAAGTTTGTGGAAAATATTACTAATAAAAACAACGTAGCTCTGCAAAGTACTGCAAGTATTGCCAATGCTTCCGTTAGTGATCTTAGTTATGGTGGTTTAGGAGTGAATCCAGGGGTTTTGGGTGCTAACTTGACCCCTGCCAGGTATTTGATGTCGCAAAATCCTGGGATTGGGTTGGCAGGGAATGCAATACTGGCCTCAGGATATAATTCGGCTGGTTTAATGACATCTGGATTGAGTTCATCTTTCGGTGGGATGGGTTCGGATTATGGAATGAATAGCTTGAGTCCAAATGTGATGGGGCGCTATGGATCACAAGCGGCTTTTAATGGAATGGGGCCCTTCCAGAGTTCTCAAACAGGACATTCGACTGTAGGGACATCTACAACTGCCGCAGCGGCTGGGAGAGATCCAGGAAATCTTGGAAAGGAACCATCATTAACTTCTTATTTCCGCCTCTAG